The following DNA comes from Paenibacillus crassostreae.
AGTCTAGGTAAACGATTCTTCAATAATCTGAAACAGTATCCTGAACTAGGGTATGAGGTCGTTGGGTTCTTAGATGATAATCAGGTATGGGATAATGTTGAGACTGCTCATTACAGTCCTATTCTTGGGAATCTGGATGATCTCGAGGACATACTTACTAGAGAACTCATTGATGAAGTTGTGCTAGCATTACCATTGGATGCACATTCGAAATATAAGAAAATTATCGTTCATTGTGAGAAAGCAGGAGTGCGAACGCTTATTATTCCGGACTTCTTCGATTATTTACCTGCAAGACCTTACTTCGATAACTTCGCAGGAATGCCTATGATTAACGTAAGGGATATTCCACTGGATGTGGCGAGTAACCGAATGTTCAAGAGACTATTCGATATTGTGTTTTCTTTATGCACCATTATTATAATTTCACCCGTGTTGCTGGCAGTAGCATTAGGGGTTAAGTTTACCTCGCCAGGTCCAATTATATTTAAGCAAGAACGTGTCGGATTAAATCGTCGTCATTTCATGATGTATAAGTTCCGTTCGATGAAGCAACAGATAGAAGAGGGAGAGGATACGGGATGGACGGTGGAGAATGATCCACGTCGTACGAAGTTCGGTACGTTCATTCGATCGACAAGCCTTGATGAGCTTCCGCAATTCTTCAACGTCTTAATGGGACATATGAGTGTCGTGGGCCCACGTCCGGAACGTCCATATTTCGTAGATCAATTCCGCGATGAAATTCCAAAGTATATGGTGAAACATCACGTTCGTCCAGGCATTACCGGTTGGGCGCAGAGTAATGGTCTTCGTGGTGATACCTCGATCGAAGATCGAATCAATCATGATATATTCTATATCGAAAACTGGACATTATTGTTGGATGTTAGGATAATTATGAAGACCATTAAGAACGGGTTTAAAAATAACAATGCATATTGATTAGATGGAGAGACTGTTCCTTAAGTATTATGCTTGTGGAGCATTCTCTTTTCACATTCAGATAGAATGACGATAATTATACGAGGGTGTGTGGGTTATAGATAGCTTGTTTAAGAACCTGATCGTCGTTCTGAAGTTACTTCGTCCTTAAAGGACTTTCATAGAAAAGAAGTTTATTCTTAGGAAGATTCTAATTGAAAGGCATATTTATAATAACTGTGTGCTAATGGTTATGTTTGCTAATCAAGGATCTTTAACATAAATTGAAACTAAAATAAATTTAGGGGTAATTATTATGGGGAAATATAATTGGCTTTATCAGATTAGAGGAATGGCAATAATAGCTGTAGTAGTTTGTCATCAACAAGGATTATTGCATAGTTCAGAATGGATACAGTTACTAACTTTATATTCAGTTACGATATTTATTTTTTGTGCTGGTGTGACACAAGCGTTTTCTTTAAAAAAATTGAATAGTAGTTTTATAACCAATGAACGATACTCATTTTCTGAATATATTATTAATAGATTAAAACCAATTATATTATCATATATAGTCGTAACTATCGCATATTTATCTCAACGTAATATGTGGACGGGGCTAGAATGGGATATGTTATTTAATGCGTTGTTAACATTTTCAGCTTCACCACCACTATATTTCCTTCGATACTTTATTGTATTAATATGTGTGGCTCCAATTTTATTTGCCTTTGTAAATATTATTTTGAAAAAAAACAGTTCGGGAGTTGTTACTAATTTAAAAATAATTATATTATTAATTTTAACTTTCTTAATAGGTTATTATTCTATAGGTAAATTAGATTCATTGGGTCAAAGTTATTTATTTGTTTATACAGCTGGAATAATATTTGGATCACTGCCTTTTCCAAAAGTTAAAAATGTACAATTACCATTTATTATTACTACACTAATGTTCGGGTTGTGGTCTACAAAAGAATTCTATTGGGCAAGAGTTGCAGGGAATTTCAATTATGCTGAAGGAATTGATTCTCTTGTGCCCAAATTACAAATGAACCCACCTAATTTATCAATTATCATATACTCGGCAGGATGTTTTTTCTTATTTTATTGGTGTTTTAAAAAAGTAGAAATTCATCAAGATAGAATACCTGTATTTGTTTTGTATCCTTTTAAGGCTTTAACATTAATGGGAAAGTATTCTTTAGATATTTTTTTATGGCATTTATTTGTTCAAACATTTTTAACTAGTTTTGAAATTAACTTATTGCCCAACATATGGGTAAAAAGGATTGTGTATTATTCTGCGATGTTTTTTATTCCAGTAATTTTTCGAATCCTATACGAAAAACTAAAAAATTATATATATGATAATTATAAAAAATAAATTTACTGAATAATACTCGAACTTTAGATTAGGTTAATAAATATGTATTAGAATGATAATCGCCAACAAGGAATCCAAATGAAAAAACTTCAGACTCTAAATATGACCCTTAAGTTGGATGATTTAAATCAATGAGCCAATTGGATAAATACTTGAATGTGTAACACGTTACAGAGATAACTATACACTTGATGAAAATAATAAGCATCATTAGATCCCTCATTTTGTCCCAGACAAAATGGGGGATTAGTATTGTAGTGTACATCACGATAAACGAATATAAAGGTTGTGTTATTCTCAGATTCAGATTAATTCGAATAAAATAATTTCAAGAGGGTGCATTGGGTTGCTAAAACTCATTAAATACATTGTAGCCATCATTACAATGATTATGGCTAGCTATGGGCTAATTACTGAGCATTTTGAGTTAAATACGTATATGGTATTCTTATTAGGTGTATTTATGTTGATAATAGGGTTAGAAGAACTTCGTAAAAGTCATAAGAAATTCTGGTATATGAGTATTGTGATTTCGTTATTTTCTTTTTTTGTTTCTATACAAAGCCTTTTCATATACTAATGGTAATTTACGTTTGATGAAACAATACAATAAGGAACTTAAATAAAATAATGATACATTATACTCCAACTGATACCTGTAAGTTAGACAGCTACTATATTGCTGCCCAACTTACGGGTTATTCGTCGTTCATCTAGATGAACAATGATCCTGAACAAACATTATTCACACATATGTAAGCTGTTTTTTCTTTTAATAGGAACGTATGTTTGGTATAATGCAAGTATTAATAATAGAATTGAATCTTATTTCATAAACACGCTTTTTTTTATAAATACATAATAAATTATTAACCCCTTAGGTTAATAATTTATTGACGAGGGATGCTAATGAATATATACTTTAAAGACAGCAAGATCGAGAAAGCGATGAATAATGAAAGGGAATCCATAAAGACTTGGGGACCTGATAACGCTAGGAAGATTAGAACAAGAATGTCAGAACTACATGCTGCGGATAATCTATCGCAACTAAGCCATGTTCCCCCATCGAGGCTTCATGCATTAACTGGAAATAGAAAAGATCAATTTTCTATTACTGTGAAAGAACCGTTTAGGATTATATTTGAAGCACTTAATGACCCTGTCCCTAGGTTATTGGATGGAGGAATTGATAAGACTAGAATTACAGAAATTATGATTATTGAGGTGGTGAACTATCATGGTTAATCATTATGAATATGAACCTAACTATGCTGTTCCTCCAGGTGAAACACTACTAGACACACTTGAAGAACTTGGTATGACTCAAGCTGAATTAGCGAAACGAATGAATAGGCCAGTGAAGACAATTAATGAAATTATTAAAGGAAAAGCCGAAATAACTCCGGCAACTTCATTGGAGTTAGAGAAGTCAACAGGAGTTCCTTCAGCATTATGGAACAATCTTGAAAAGAAATATCGCGATAAGCTTGCTAGAATTAAAGAACGAGCTCGATTAGAGAACCAAGTGGATTTCCTTAAAAATATCCCTGTTAAGGATATGATTCAGCGTGGTTGGATAACTGAATGTAAGGATTCGATTGAACAACTCATTGAGGTGTTAAAGTTCTTCAGAATTTCTACTACCGAGGCTTGGGAAGCGATTTGGGGAAATGAACTTTCGGGCAATGTGGCCTTCAGAAAGACACTATCGTATGAAAGTGATAAAGGAGCAATATCTTCATGGTTAAGACGTGGGGAGATTGAAGCGGAACAAATTATCTGTAATCCATTTAATAAAACTAAATTTAAATACTTGCTTGAGAATGATCTTAAGACTCTTACGAAGGAGCCGAATCCTGATCAATTCTTACCAGAACTTATCCAACAGTGTTCTGATGTAGGAGTTGCCGTTGTAATCATAAGGGAATTACCGGGTTGCAGGGTAAACGGAGCCACCTATTGGACATCTTCAAACAAGGCTATTATCCAATTGAGTGGTAGATATAGATCGGATGATAGGTTATGGTTTACTTTTTTTCATGAAGCCGCTCATATCATCTTACATGGAAAAAAGGAAACCTTCTTGGAGTGTAAGAATGATGGAGGGCTTGAAGAAAAAGAAGAGGAAGCTGATAAATTTGCAACACAATTGTTAATTCCCCACGCCTCATATAGGGACTTTATAGAGAAATCGGTCCATTACAGTCATCAGAATGTAGAACTCTTTGCCACAGAAATTGGAGTATCTCCAGGAATTGTTGTAGGCAGATTGCAACATGATGGGATAATACCATTCAGTCATTTGAATCAATTGAAACAAAGATATGTTTGGACCGAAGAATAAGCCAATTTCCCGATGAAATTCCAAAGTATATGGTGAAGCATCACGTTCGTCCAGGCATTACCGGTTGGGCGCAGTGCAATCAATTCAATAAATCAAGAACATCGTAGTTGAAATACTCAATATTTCTTAATTGACTTGTATTTTTGAAAATCAAACCCAAATCACTTAACTCATTTAGTGCCTTCCTTGCAGTAGTGATAGCTACTCCAAAGTGTACTGATACTTGAACAGCTGTTGTGTTGGGTTCTCTGAAAGTGTAAATAAAGACATCTCTTTGAAGTTGGCGATCACACTTGTCAAGACCTTCATTAGCTAGTTGCTCAGCCCGATCCAATAGGGCTGAGAGCTTATCTGCCATACGGTCACAAGCATTAATAAAGAACTTGATCCAGCTAATCCAATCAGGATCATTGCCTCTCACACTATTCAATAAATGATAGTATCTAGCACGCTGCTTCTCTAATTCTTCACTTACAAAGAATATTGGGCTCGACACCAATTGTGATTGAACCATATATATAGCTATTAATATCCTACCCAAACGGCCATTACCATCCAAAAAGGGGTGGATTGACTCGAATTGAGCATGTAAAATAGCTACTTTAAGTAATGCTTGTGCGTTTTCATCAATAACAACTTCATTTTCTTTCAACTTTGGATGAGGAAGCTTGTCACCGTATGGATGTTTATTCGCGTACAATTCCCAATTCTCCATATAATCTCCTATTTCTTGAGCAGGTACAGGAATATAGACTGCATCTTCTATTCGATTTGTAGGACCAATGAAATTTTGGATCTTACGAAACTCTCCTTTAGATACGTTAGTACCTCTTGCGCCGTCCATTAATATAGTGTGTAACTCTAAAATAAGTCTAGTAGAGATTGGATAACCATTAAGAATACGTTCATGACCTATTCTTAATGCATCCTGGTAATTCTGAACCTCTTTATGTTCTGATTTTGTATGCTGCTTATGTGCCTGTTCAACCATATCGGTAAACGTAACTTGTGTTCCCTCGATCCTCGTAGATTGAACGGATTCCTTCAGTGCCAATGTATTTATAAAATCTGTACGTAAAATAGATTTCTTGAATTTTTCATCTAATCGTCCTAATTTTTCAGTTACTCCTGATAACTTCATCAACAAATCATAGATATGTGCTTGAGGTACTACAACTGGCAATTTTTTAATCCCTTTAACTGCAGCCATTTCATCTCCTCCAATATTTACTGCTTTATATACATGATATTACCATTTAAAGATCGAAATATACAATAGTCGCTCTCTATTTTGAATATTAACATCAATAAGAGTGCAGATATGGATTTGTACTCTCTTTTAGAAGAGGAGATTGACTAATAATAGTATAATTTATTGAATCTATCCAATTGAACGAATGATCACAGGGGGGTTCCATCTGTGGGTCCCTTTTTCACTTCTTTATCCGTTCCTATTCAAGGCGAACAGATTGACACTACCCCCTCACTATCATAGACTAGATTTAGTGTCTTACGAAGATTCGTGGAGGTATGAGGATTGAAGGAAATGATGAAGTCTTGGAGGCATGTATTTAAGCTTGATCCAGATCGTGAATTGGATGATCGGAGTCTGGATGCAGTATGCATGTCCGGTACAGATGCTATAATGGTAGGTGGGTCATCTGGGGTAACGTATGAGAATACGATAGATTTGTTATCTCGGGTTCGACATTATGAATTGCCATGTGTACAAGAGGTATCCGATATGGAATCCATCGTGCCAGGGTTCGATCTCTATCTAATCCCGATGGTATTGAATAGTTCTAATCCTGCTTGGATTGTAGGACATCAGCAACAGGCGATTGAACGTTTTGGTTATTTGATTCCTTGGGAATTACTCGTTACCGAAGGGTATATTGTTCTGAATGCTGACTCCACCGTTGCACAGCTGACGGATGCGTATACCGAACTTGAACCATTAGGGGTTGTAGCTTACGCGCAAGTGGCGGACAAGCTGATGTCATTGCCCATTGTATACTTGGAATACAGTGGTACTTATGGCGATATGGAAACGGTACGAGCAGTACATGAGGAACTAGAGGACGCCCAACTTATTTATGGCGGGGGTATCAAAGACCTTCACACAGCCCAGCAAGCGGCAGCAGTCAGCGACACGATTGTAGTCGGTAACATTATTTATGAGAATCTAGAACAAGCATTGCAGACCGTACAGGTTGTGAAATGATTAGTCAAAACCACAATTACTCTATGCTGATAAAGATGAATAACGCTAAAACTAGCGAAGGGGGCGGAATTGTCCTGGAGAAACGAAGTGGTCGCCTTTGACATTGGATTTCAACCATTAAAGGGGTTATACAATCAAGAAATCTGAGGTCAACAGCGATCGTAAGGACAATCCGTCACCGTAGCGGTCACCATACACTTATTTTTTCAACAAACTAGTTATCGGCTTTAGTAGAATAATATTCCCATTTGAAAGGAGCATGCACGCATGCAACTTATTGATATACATGAAGCGATCAAGAAGCTGAACCCTCCGCAGCAACAAGCGGTTGTAGCCACAGACAACCCTCTATTAATTATGGCAGGTGCAGGAAGTGGAAAGACGCGGGTGCTGACGCATCGGATCGCGTATCTGATTGCCACTCGCAAAGCGCCACCGTGGGCTATTCTGGCGATTACTTTTACGAACAAAGCAGCACGTGAAATGCAGGAACGCGTATCGAAGCTCGTAGGAAGAGAAGGACGGGATATTTGGGTATCTACTTTCCACTCCATGTGTGTACGTATTTTGCGCAAAGATATTGAACGGATTGGATTCAGCTCAAGCTTCTCGATTCTGGATTCGACCGATCAACTCTCAGTTATTCGTAATTGTATGAAGGAACTCAATATCGACACGAAGAAATTCGAACCGAAGGCGATTCAGTCCATTATTAGTGCTGCTAAGAATGAGCTCCTATTACCGGATCAATTCGAACAGAAGGCGACTGATTATTTCGAGGAACTTGCGGCTAAAGTATATAAGATGTACCAAAGACGTCTCAAGAACAACAACTCGTTAGATTTCGACGATCTGATTATGACGACCATTCAATTATTCAGGGAAGTACCAGAAGTTCTTGATTTCTACCAAAAGAAATTCCAGTACATTCATGTCGATGAATACCAGGATACGAACCGTGCGCAGTATATGCTGTGCCGTATGTTAGCAGAAGGCCATCATCGTATTTGTGTCGTAGGGGATAGTGACCAATCGATCTATCGCTGGCGCGGAGCGGATATTAGCAACATTCTGAATTTCGAGAAGGATTATCCCGAAGCGCAGACCATATACTTGGAACAGAACTATCGTTCAACTTCGAATATCCTGAATGCAGCCAATGAAGTCATTAATCTGAATACAGGACGCAAGCCGAAAAAGCTATGGACGGACAAGGGCGAAGGCGCCAAGATCAAAGTATATCGTGCAAGCTCGGAACATGATGAAGGATATTTCGTGACATCAGAGATCACTAAGAATGTGAAAGCTGGGCAATCCTATCAGAATCATGCCATTCTTTATCGTACGAATGCTCAGTCTCGGGTAATAGAAGAAATTCTGATCAAATCAGATATACCCTACCAGATTGTTGGCGGCATCAAGTTCTATGATCGTAAAGAAATTAAAGACTTGCTCGGATACTTGAAGCTTCTGTCCAATCCAGATGATGATATTAGTTTAACGAGAATTATTAATGTTCCCAAAAGAGCGATCGGTGACACCACAGTAGCGAAATTAGCTGCAGCTGCATCGGAGCGTGGAACTTCTATATTCCGAGTGCTTCGGTATGTGGATGATCTTGGCTTCGCTGGCAAAACACGTGACGCCCTTGTTGGCTTTTACGATATGATCGCATCTCTCCATCAGATGGTGGAATATTCCTCAGTTACGGAGTTGACGGAGAAGATTCTTGAGTTCTCTAAATACCGTGAAGATTTGGATAAGGAGAAGACCCTTGAATCACGCTCTCGCTTGGAAAATATCGACGAGTTCCTATCTGTAACGATGGAATTTGAGAAGAATAATGAAGATAAGTCTTTGATATCTTTTCTAACAGACCTCGCTCTGATCGCTGATATTGATAGTGTGAATGATGATCCAGAAGAACAAACTGATTCCGTTATTCTCATGACGATGCATAGTGCTAAGGGCTTGGAGTTCCCAGTTGTATTCATCGTTGGGATGGAAGAAGGAGTATTCCCTCACAGTCGCGCTTTCTCAGATAATGAAGAGTTGGAGGAAGAACGTCGTCTTGCCTATGTAGGTATTACACGAGCTGAACAACAATTATTCCTCTCCTGTGCACAAATGCGGACATTGTTCGGACGGACGACAGCGAATCAACCTTCTCGTTTTCTAGAAGAGATTCCAGATGAACTGAAAGAAGATACGGAGATGTCGGGCGGTCGTGATCGCTATCAGCGCGGTAATAGTGGTGGTGCTTATGGTGGACGTGGCCAAGGTAGTAGTGGAGGAAGTAACTTCGGTCGTGGGGGTGGATTTAATTCATCGCTAAGTGGGTCTGGTGCGCAAGCGGGATCCGCGAATAGTCGTGTGACGGTTACCACTTCCCTGAAGGAGAA
Coding sequences within:
- a CDS encoding undecaprenyl-phosphate glucose phosphotransferase encodes the protein MIRRNQGILTKLYILSDFFVVQMSFLLAWWLKFESGWIPYETPKPIESYMLWSLIYGGITILTGIVITLYSPKRKKRFADEFLKVIQVHFISMFLLISIMFVVKEIDISRVYLAIYLGLNIFFIIFYRYFLKASLKHFREKGYNRQFVLIVGAGSLGKRFFNNLKQYPELGYEVVGFLDDNQVWDNVETAHYSPILGNLDDLEDILTRELIDEVVLALPLDAHSKYKKIIVHCEKAGVRTLIIPDFFDYLPARPYFDNFAGMPMINVRDIPLDVASNRMFKRLFDIVFSLCTIIIISPVLLAVALGVKFTSPGPIIFKQERVGLNRRHFMMYKFRSMKQQIEEGEDTGWTVENDPRRTKFGTFIRSTSLDELPQFFNVLMGHMSVVGPRPERPYFVDQFRDEIPKYMVKHHVRPGITGWAQSNGLRGDTSIEDRINHDIFYIENWTLLLDVRIIMKTIKNGFKNNNAY
- a CDS encoding acyltransferase family protein, with the translated sequence MGKYNWLYQIRGMAIIAVVVCHQQGLLHSSEWIQLLTLYSVTIFIFCAGVTQAFSLKKLNSSFITNERYSFSEYIINRLKPIILSYIVVTIAYLSQRNMWTGLEWDMLFNALLTFSASPPLYFLRYFIVLICVAPILFAFVNIILKKNSSGVVTNLKIIILLILTFLIGYYSIGKLDSLGQSYLFVYTAGIIFGSLPFPKVKNVQLPFIITTLMFGLWSTKEFYWARVAGNFNYAEGIDSLVPKLQMNPPNLSIIIYSAGCFFLFYWCFKKVEIHQDRIPVFVLYPFKALTLMGKYSLDIFLWHLFVQTFLTSFEINLLPNIWVKRIVYYSAMFFIPVIFRILYEKLKNYIYDNYKK
- a CDS encoding DUF3953 domain-containing protein, encoding MLKLIKYIVAIITMIMASYGLITEHFELNTYMVFLLGVFMLIIGLEELRKSHKKFWYMSIVISLFSFFVSIQSLFIY
- a CDS encoding type II toxin-antitoxin system RelE/ParE family toxin, with translation MNIYFKDSKIEKAMNNERESIKTWGPDNARKIRTRMSELHAADNLSQLSHVPPSRLHALTGNRKDQFSITVKEPFRIIFEALNDPVPRLLDGGIDKTRITEIMIIEVVNYHG
- a CDS encoding ImmA/IrrE family metallo-endopeptidase, with the protein product MVNHYEYEPNYAVPPGETLLDTLEELGMTQAELAKRMNRPVKTINEIIKGKAEITPATSLELEKSTGVPSALWNNLEKKYRDKLARIKERARLENQVDFLKNIPVKDMIQRGWITECKDSIEQLIEVLKFFRISTTEAWEAIWGNELSGNVAFRKTLSYESDKGAISSWLRRGEIEAEQIICNPFNKTKFKYLLENDLKTLTKEPNPDQFLPELIQQCSDVGVAVVIIRELPGCRVNGATYWTSSNKAIIQLSGRYRSDDRLWFTFFHEAAHIILHGKKETFLECKNDGGLEEKEEEADKFATQLLIPHASYRDFIEKSVHYSHQNVELFATEIGVSPGIVVGRLQHDGIIPFSHLNQLKQRYVWTEE
- a CDS encoding Fic family protein gives rise to the protein MAAVKGIKKLPVVVPQAHIYDLLMKLSGVTEKLGRLDEKFKKSILRTDFINTLALKESVQSTRIEGTQVTFTDMVEQAHKQHTKSEHKEVQNYQDALRIGHERILNGYPISTRLILELHTILMDGARGTNVSKGEFRKIQNFIGPTNRIEDAVYIPVPAQEIGDYMENWELYANKHPYGDKLPHPKLKENEVVIDENAQALLKVAILHAQFESIHPFLDGNGRLGRILIAIYMVQSQLVSSPIFFVSEELEKQRARYYHLLNSVRGNDPDWISWIKFFINACDRMADKLSALLDRAEQLANEGLDKCDRQLQRDVFIYTFREPNTTAVQVSVHFGVAITTARKALNELSDLGLIFKNTSQLRNIEYFNYDVLDLLN
- a CDS encoding heptaprenylglyceryl phosphate synthase, with protein sequence MMKSWRHVFKLDPDRELDDRSLDAVCMSGTDAIMVGGSSGVTYENTIDLLSRVRHYELPCVQEVSDMESIVPGFDLYLIPMVLNSSNPAWIVGHQQQAIERFGYLIPWELLVTEGYIVLNADSTVAQLTDAYTELEPLGVVAYAQVADKLMSLPIVYLEYSGTYGDMETVRAVHEELEDAQLIYGGGIKDLHTAQQAAAVSDTIVVGNIIYENLEQALQTVQVVK
- the pcrA gene encoding DNA helicase PcrA, which produces MQLIDIHEAIKKLNPPQQQAVVATDNPLLIMAGAGSGKTRVLTHRIAYLIATRKAPPWAILAITFTNKAAREMQERVSKLVGREGRDIWVSTFHSMCVRILRKDIERIGFSSSFSILDSTDQLSVIRNCMKELNIDTKKFEPKAIQSIISAAKNELLLPDQFEQKATDYFEELAAKVYKMYQRRLKNNNSLDFDDLIMTTIQLFREVPEVLDFYQKKFQYIHVDEYQDTNRAQYMLCRMLAEGHHRICVVGDSDQSIYRWRGADISNILNFEKDYPEAQTIYLEQNYRSTSNILNAANEVINLNTGRKPKKLWTDKGEGAKIKVYRASSEHDEGYFVTSEITKNVKAGQSYQNHAILYRTNAQSRVIEEILIKSDIPYQIVGGIKFYDRKEIKDLLGYLKLLSNPDDDISLTRIINVPKRAIGDTTVAKLAAAASERGTSIFRVLRYVDDLGFAGKTRDALVGFYDMIASLHQMVEYSSVTELTEKILEFSKYREDLDKEKTLESRSRLENIDEFLSVTMEFEKNNEDKSLISFLTDLALIADIDSVNDDPEEQTDSVILMTMHSAKGLEFPVVFIVGMEEGVFPHSRAFSDNEELEEERRLAYVGITRAEQQLFLSCAQMRTLFGRTTANQPSRFLEEIPDELKEDTEMSGGRDRYQRGNSGGAYGGRGQGSSGGSNFGRGGGFNSSLSGSGAQAGSANSRVTVTTSLKENTEAGNTGDLSALKAGEKVSHGKWGIGVVVSVKGSGNDTELQIAFPAPVGVKRLLAGFAPITKVE